A stretch of Nitrospirota bacterium DNA encodes these proteins:
- a CDS encoding ABC transporter permease — MISLAIRYMLARRRQTLLTLLGIFFGTAAFISLSGLMLGFREFLIDQLVNNSAHVHIQVREEFLTDHSLDQSFYGKQIKTVFWNVPPSGRKDYAIVENPQNWYKRLNADPRVEGFSPQLTASVIFSKGKATAPGTLVGCDPVQQVKITTIGNYVTEGRWNELAAGGNRIILGDDLRKKLGVRLYQNILVSLANSKPTPFQVVAFFKTGNKLADSQAYGGLADVQKVNRTSNQVNEISVRLHDFSQSAQMATAWSKISPEKVESWDQQNASFLSVFFFQDIIRYLSIGVILVVAGFGIYNILNMTVMHKKRDIAILRSMGYATGDIVLLFFSQGLILGLLGSACGLIFGYLISNYLSTIPFQGGPAGGSLTGTLMISRNPNIYIQAGILGIVSSCIAAILPARSAGRLAPIEIIRAGAE, encoded by the coding sequence ATGATCTCTCTTGCGATTCGTTACATGCTTGCTCGCCGGAGGCAGACACTCCTGACGCTCCTCGGCATCTTCTTCGGAACCGCTGCATTTATTTCGCTTTCAGGTCTAATGCTTGGCTTCAGGGAATTCCTCATCGATCAGCTGGTCAATAACAGCGCTCACGTTCATATCCAGGTGAGAGAGGAGTTTTTGACGGACCATTCCCTGGATCAATCATTTTATGGAAAGCAAATTAAGACCGTATTTTGGAATGTTCCCCCGTCCGGAAGAAAAGACTACGCCATCGTGGAGAATCCGCAAAACTGGTATAAGCGTTTGAATGCGGATCCACGTGTAGAAGGGTTCTCTCCTCAATTGACGGCGAGTGTGATCTTCAGCAAAGGGAAAGCGACTGCCCCGGGAACCCTGGTCGGCTGCGACCCGGTTCAACAGGTGAAAATCACGACAATTGGAAATTATGTGACCGAAGGGAGATGGAACGAACTGGCCGCAGGAGGAAACCGGATCATCCTGGGAGACGATCTGAGAAAGAAACTTGGGGTGCGCCTTTACCAGAATATCCTGGTGTCCCTGGCAAACAGCAAGCCGACCCCGTTTCAGGTGGTGGCCTTCTTTAAAACGGGCAATAAACTTGCAGATAGCCAGGCGTACGGAGGATTGGCAGATGTGCAAAAGGTTAACCGGACCTCCAATCAGGTGAACGAAATCAGCGTCAGGCTCCATGATTTCTCCCAGTCGGCGCAAATGGCGACCGCCTGGTCCAAAATCTCCCCCGAAAAGGTCGAAAGCTGGGACCAGCAGAATGCCAGTTTCCTCAGTGTCTTCTTTTTTCAGGATATCATCCGGTACCTTTCGATCGGGGTGATTCTGGTGGTTGCCGGATTTGGTATTTATAATATTTTGAACATGACCGTCATGCATAAAAAAAGAGACATCGCCATCCTTCGTTCAATGGGGTATGCCACGGGTGACATCGTCCTCCTCTTTTTTTCACAGGGTCTGATCCTGGGCCTCCTCGGATCTGCTTGCGGTCTGATATTCGGGTATCTAATATCGAATTACCTCTCCACGATACCCTTTCAGGGAGGTCCCGCCGGAGGCAGCCTGACCGGCACTTTGATGATCTCCCGAAATCCGAATATTTATATCCAGGCCGGAATTCTTGGAATCGTCTCTTCCTGTATTGCGGCGATTCTCCCTGCCCGTTCGGCAGGTCGGCTTGCTCCCATTGAAATCATCCGTGCCGGAGCGGAGTAA
- the phoU gene encoding phosphate signaling complex protein PhoU, whose product MERHFDLELNALKETILRMGALVEEQIAKAVKALTERDSVLAREVIINDHQVNALDVEIDEECLKLIALHQPMAKDLRFITTAMKASTELERMSDLAENISERAIELIEEPELKSVKAYADIQQMAKYTQQMVRESLDAFVNGNGEMARKVCRDDDRVDQLNHQIFHELLALMLEEHHTITQAIRISFISKYMERIADHATNIAELVIYLIEGKIIRHIVP is encoded by the coding sequence ATGGAACGGCATTTTGATTTAGAACTAAACGCATTGAAGGAAACAATCCTCCGTATGGGGGCCCTGGTTGAGGAACAGATCGCCAAAGCGGTTAAAGCATTGACAGAACGAGATTCTGTCCTTGCTCGAGAAGTCATCATCAATGATCATCAGGTCAATGCACTCGATGTTGAAATAGACGAAGAATGCCTCAAACTGATCGCACTTCACCAGCCAATGGCAAAGGATTTAAGATTCATTACCACCGCGATGAAGGCCTCGACTGAACTGGAACGGATGAGTGATCTGGCCGAAAATATTTCGGAACGGGCGATTGAACTTATTGAAGAACCGGAATTGAAATCGGTTAAAGCCTATGCCGATATTCAACAGATGGCCAAGTATACCCAGCAGATGGTCCGGGAATCGCTCGATGCTTTTGTTAACGGCAATGGAGAAATGGCACGTAAAGTCTGTCGCGACGATGACCGGGTTGATCAGCTCAACCATCAGATCTTTCATGAACTTCTGGCCCTCATGCTGGAAGAACATCACACGATCACACAGGCAATCCGGATCAGCTTTATTTCAAAATATATGGAAAGGATTGCCGACCACGCGACCAATATCGCCGAACTGGTGATTTATCTGATCGAAGGGAAGATCATCCGTCACATTGTGCCCTGA
- a CDS encoding ABC transporter ATP-binding protein, producing the protein MGIIAKKIGKVIGDPPTRVLTDITLEIKSGEFVALTGRSGSGKSTLLYLLSSLDGASEGLIEIDGIEISRMDKLALNRFRNEKIGFVFQFHYLIAELSALENTLLPARKTKQESKKKNYAESLLDQFGLGNKLNRFPRQLSGGEQQRVAIARSLVMEPRFLFADEPTGSLDSINGRLVIDILREVNRKSGTTILMVTHDQAYASLANRQIQLADGRMI; encoded by the coding sequence GTGGGAATTATAGCGAAAAAAATCGGAAAAGTGATCGGAGATCCGCCAACACGGGTCCTTACGGATATCACGTTGGAGATCAAAAGCGGCGAGTTTGTCGCCCTGACAGGACGTTCCGGTTCTGGCAAGAGCACCCTATTATATCTTCTAAGTAGTCTCGATGGGGCCTCGGAAGGTTTAATCGAGATTGACGGGATCGAGATCAGCAGGATGGATAAACTTGCGCTGAACCGGTTTAGAAACGAAAAGATCGGGTTTGTTTTTCAGTTTCATTATCTTATCGCCGAGTTAAGTGCTTTGGAAAATACCCTGCTCCCGGCTAGAAAGACCAAACAAGAGTCGAAAAAAAAGAACTATGCCGAATCGTTGTTAGATCAGTTCGGTTTGGGAAACAAGCTAAACCGTTTTCCCCGCCAGCTCTCCGGAGGAGAACAACAGCGGGTCGCGATTGCCCGATCTCTTGTCATGGAGCCCCGGTTTCTTTTTGCCGATGAACCGACCGGATCATTGGATTCCATAAATGGCAGACTGGTCATCGATATTTTACGCGAAGTGAACAGGAAAAGCGGAACCACTATTTTGATGGTGACCCACGATCAGGCCTATGCCAGCCTGGCGAATCGTCAAATTCAACTCGCCGATGGAAGAATGATTTAG